In the Choloepus didactylus isolate mChoDid1 chromosome 3, mChoDid1.pri, whole genome shotgun sequence genome, CGGAAACTGTACCCATACAACACGCGTAACACATAACTGCAGCCAGGAGAGGTGGGTGGGTCATCGAAGCAGGAAATTAGCCGTCAGAAGGAATGTTGGCTCTGCACAAGCTACAGCGGCATGGACTCACTGAGAGAAAACACACAGGGAAATGGGGAATGCTCAGTGCTGCAGAGACAAGAGCTCTTATAGAGGTGGCAGCACTACTGCTGTTACTGGTGCTTCAAAGATATTGAAGACAGTGaaggttagatttttttttaaggaattaaaatgttaatagtgtaaatatgaaatatttagtaaCTCTGGGATGTTTTCTACTGTTGTTAGGTAGAAGACAAGCTACTGAGGAATGAGCCGAGGGCAGAAAACATAGCTATGAGGCCttcacttgtaatttttttcttgtggtcTGTTTTTATAAGCAAAAGTTAAATGTTGAGATTCACTGTGCAGAGGAACAAAACTCTGTTAATTTGTGATGATTGTtagaatatttctaaatttcatttaaacatgctcttaaatatattttcagttttccaaaTACTTAATTCTGAAATATGTCTGTTAAAGTCCATGCTTtagatacatacacatacacacttaaTTAATATGAGTACTTTGTGTGGATTATATTTGTGTTTTAAgtgaccgtttttttttttggttaaactAATAAGTATATAAggccaaaatattaaaaaagatgaaatgtaTTTTAATGGCAAGTCTTTTgttccactttcatttttatgCTTCTATTACAATTTGTTCctgtatattaatttttaagaGTAGAGTTCATGACATCagcagttaatttttttcttccttattttttactCTACTATTTAAAGGTAATGTCATGTAAATGTTCTTAtaagttctaaataaataaatagttaatGGTTTTGAAGCAGCAGTCATTTACTAGATTTttaagggggaaaataaaatttggtaaaCTGCCTAGCAATCATTACAAATGAAGGTGGGAAAAATTGATATCTTTATGTAttacatttttaatcattttgtgAAATGCTATTGCCCACCAGTATAATCTTAGCTTGACTGCTTGCTGTATGTTCCCTTGCTGAGTATAGCCTGACGTGAATAAGTTTACATTCCGGTACTGAGAAATTGCATTCCACTGGATAGTTCTGATGTACAAGAAGAATGTGGAGGCCCATACAAAGGGCATGATTAGGGACACTGACAGAAGAGGCTTCTGTGCTCAGTGACTGCCTTTCGTGGAAAACTCACACTATTTGGTAGAGAGTGCTCTTGACTCAACTTTTAGGGTGGGAGGCAAAAATGTGGCTACGGAAACTTAGTACAAGCCGGCCTTACCAGAGTAAGAGCCTGCAGCTCTCTGTCCAGTGTTTCATTACCTGTGGGTATTTATGAAAACTAGGTAAGACTTTTTATTTTCGGACCTTTGTGTTCTTGTTGTGAGTCTTGAACTTGAAGTAAGTTTAGCATGctattaaaattctttattttacattATGTAGAAGAGTACTTTGAGTAATTTTTTTGTCTAcatatttttagtattataaaatCATGCCATTTTGCACCtgtaatttatttcaattttgagAACAATGTGTAATAATTAATTTTTGATTTGTTCTATACAAAAACTTCCACAAGACTTAATTTAATGGAAATCAAATCTGTGTTGTTAACATTGTTTTTGGAGCAGCCATTCCCTAGTTGGTAGCACTGAGGAGTACTAGCCCCTGAGATAAAGCATTTAGAAATTAATATGCTTGTTTTACTGCAAGTGGTCTTTTCATTAATCATCTTCTGGTGagtttaaatgttttcttttttaggggAGCCAACGGAATGACCCAAAATAAACCTGCCTCACTTTCAGTTGTCATCTTTGGTTATTTAAAGTAAGATCATAAGgtcattctaaaatttacattgaGACTGACTTGTTGAAAGCCAAGCTGTATAGTATATTTATACAGAACAACCTAGAAGGGTTTAAAATAGACTATCATGATATACTCTTCATCTTATGTAGAACGAGATGACTGTCAATGTTCTTATAGCACGTATACCATAAACTACAttcccccttctcctttctcgttctctttctctctctgactttaTGGCCTGTTTTCAAAGGGTTATCTTGTCTAGAAAAgactaaaatgtaaaattcagacCAAGTCTCATAGATAATTGTTACCTATAACTTTCTtgcttttgaaagacagttttcttTATATGTGTATTAATTCTTACATGTTATATACTCCTATACACTTACATATATGTGAGTGCACACAGAGACCGTGACACTACTAGAACACTGAGACAAATCTTAAAAGATGTTTAacttgaagttaaaaaaaaaaaaataccaagctatgtaacttttaaaattaaggagtttaaactttaaaaatatctttgtttaTCTTGGTATGTGATATTATGAGTGCCATTTTAAAGAAGCAGATGTTCTACTTATTGAAGTTCTGACAGCAGCTGTCGggagataactttttttttttgtttaattgatcTGACATTCATAGTTGACTACTCATGGGTAATCCTAAAACTCATAATGGTCATTTGTAATTTTGCTAAATTTGAATTGCCCTCTGATTTGCAGATGCTGATGTGTCTTTTTCACTCAGTGAGCTACTGAGTGAGCATAGCCAGCCACTGAGAATCCACCTATCAGTGTACCTCTGTTCTTGACTTGTCATTGGGTGATTCTTTATGGGGGAATTTGATGTACCAAAGCAATATTCTCGAGGAGATGGGGAAACTATTTCTCATACACAGCAAGCTTACCAAAGATTAGATGTTACAGTATTGAATGTGGAAAAGGACTATagaagaaagcaagagaaaggCTAAAGTCATCATAGTATAATGGAGTCCAGTCATGGAGTCTGATTGTTATCTGGGCATCTCATTTTTCCCACTTGGGCTTAATTTTCTCTATCTGTGAAATGAGAAACTGCAGGGGTGGTTCTCAGGGGGAGAGTAGAGTGGGATGGGTCATACATATGATAATCTTTTGGGAGCCTTTTTCTAAACCCATTTGTTTGAGGACCTGCAATGTAGCAAATTGGACTGTGGCATACTTTGAGGTGTGAAGCTGAAGAAAAAATGCTGAGATACCCTGTGCTATATGAGTTTTCTCAGCTCTGAAATTCTATAAGTCCGTTTTGGCTTTGAGATAACAATTGTAGTAGACAAATatgacacttttaaaaaaaatcacagtgctTACTGATCTGTGTCTTATTACAGTTATTTGTGTACTTAACCTTCCATTAGAATATAAGCTACTTAAGAATAGGGAtgatatttattgagtttttatAAGCTCTGTATTGAATACAGAGCTTATATTGCAATATTGATTCTGTAGTGTGTTTTCAATGAGTGATTGGAAGAGGAACCatgtgtatataattatatatacagagaaggagagaggaccTCTTATTGATGGCTATGGATAAAAAAATGGGATTAATGCTgtgtaaaagaaaattataggtaTAATTAACTCTTTTGATTTTCAGAAGTATGATTTGAAACATTTGAGTAATACTTGTTTACCTTCTCCTCATTTCTTCCTGGCTCCCCTTTCACCCAAAACCTGTATCACTTAATCGATTCCAGGTTTATAAGGGTATAGTTCAGACTTCAAACTTAATTCTTCTCTTTGTCCTTGGTTTGTTACTGTTTTTCCAAAGTAGGAttcctgcttttaaaaaaaatctagtcCAAAATTTTTTGCCAAGAAACCCAAAGCCATTAAAACAAAAGTCCTGGTATGTTCTCTTTATAAGACTTAAtgacaaaaaagaacactgtattTGATAGGACTAATTGTCCCATATCTGACAGTGGCACCAGTAACATTTGTAGCAAAATATAGTCTATGCCTTTGGGTAATCCCTaactatttctgatttttttttaaaaccctgaAAATTATGGGTGTACTTTAAGTtacccatgttcttttttttttttttttttttttttttttagtcggAGCACGAAAGCAGAATTTATTACCCTAAGCAGTTTGACAAATTCCAGGCACTGGTCAGCCTTCCTTCATCACAAGAAAACCAGAACCTCTTGAAACCACACTCCTCCCCAGCTGAAGTGAGAAATTAAAGCTCAAAGTCTAAGCTATGTCACAGCTACTGTATCCTCTTTGATGAATTATCTCAGTCAGAAGTGGGCATGATGTGACTTGGATCCAAATCTTACATGGACAACCCCACAATTAAAATAAGATTGGTCTGGCCACAGGTCCAGAAATAGAACCTTCACTGCTTTTGAGAACAGGAAGGTTTTCCGTTTATAATTACCAGAATTAAATGGAATTGTCTAATAATCATTAGTAAGTTCAAGAGGGCCTAGAAGGAAGTTCTAATCCCGTGGGCTGGGGAAGACTGACCAAACAACTTTGGCAATTTCAAGTCTCACCATGACCGTCCTTAGGTAGGACTCTCCTGGCTGCGTAGCAACAAGGGAGCCCACAGTGGCTGCCCCGGAgtttgcctagggctgggggtggggagtgatggGAAAGGTGGTTTTTCATCCTGCAAATTAAATTACACAGAATTCTTAGGAGTTGAAAAAAGGCAATCTTCAAGCAGTGATGAGAAGGCCCCTAACTATTTCCACATTTGGGGAATACAAGCTGGTCTGATCTCACATaggattttggttttatttgattGGTTTTAAAATTATCCTGGATCCAGGAAGGCTaggtccttttctctttctccttttatcaTTAAATCAAATAGCAATTACTTCCAGAAACACTGGGCTCTAAAcgaaaaatgtggaaaaacagACTTGGAGTTGCAGATTTTCAGGAAAATCAGCTTCAGGCCAGTTACATTTTGATGAAGCTGTCTCCTCATAACTCACCCCCACCCCGCACCTGGCCACAGTCATGGTAGAAGCAGGAACTCAAAGAGCAATTTACCCTCCTTGCTCAACTAAGGCTCTCCAGGAAGAAGGGGAGTTTCCAGCAACTGCCTGTCAAACTCTGCTCCACTTGAACTTTGCTCAGCATGAACAGGTCATCATGGCTATAAGTTCCCCCAAACAATCTCTACTAGTATCTGGAAGGCATTAAGTTACACTCCTCCTTTGCGTAAGGCTCCCTAATTATAATGAATTATTGCAATTACTATCACCATTCAAAAAGAAACTTCAGCATCAAAGCCTACCCCTGCCCAGCCATTCAGCCCCCGAAATACTGGGAGAGTGGGGATGAGGGCAGACCCCAATTAACATCAGGGATTCTGGTCATTGGGATCACACTTGAGCATGACCTTCAGCCCCAGTCCCCTTCTGGATGTTTCAAAGGCCTCCAGAGCTCTCTCCAGAGGAAACCTATGGGTGACCAAGGGCTTAATATTCACGGACTTGGATGCAAGCATTGAAATTGCCATCGGCCATGTGTTGCAGTATCGAAACACGCCTTTGATATCCACTTCCCGGGTAGCCGCATGCACGAGGGGCACGGTGGACATCTCGGGGCCCAGCCCCACTAGCACCAAGGTCCCACCAGAACGGGTGGCGTAGATGCCCGCCTGGATGGCGGCCTCTGCCCCCGTGCACTCGATGGTGATTTCCGGCTTGCATCCCAGCAGACTTTCTACTTTACTGGCAATTTCTTGAGGGCTCTCCTTGGAGACCTGGAGGATGAGATCGGCCCCTAATTCCTTGGCTTTGGACAACCGAGAGGCAGACAGATCAGTTACCACCCCTTGAGCAGCTCCCATTGCCTTGGCTACAAGCAAAGTGACCAGTCCAATTGGCCCAGCTCCACAGACAAAGACCTTGTTCCCCAGGGTGACTCCAGCTCGCCGGCAGGCATGGATCCCGACAGACAGAGGCTCAATCAGGGCCCCTTCCTCAAAAGTGAGGTTGTCAGGAAGCTTGTAGCAGAAATCTGCATTGTGCTTGTAGAATCGGCAGAGGTTCCCATCATCAGGGGGTGTGGCACAGAAGAAGATAGATGGGGACAGATTGTATCGGCCAATCTTGCAGAATTCATCAGTTTCTCTGGGGGCACCAGGCTCAATGGCAACACGGTCACCTGCTTTTAGGTGCTTTACCAGCGATCCCacttttacaactgttcctgaaGCTTCATGCCCCAGCACCATGGGCTTTTTCACAACGAAATCCCCAATTTGACCATGCTGCCAGTAGTGGACATCTGAGCCGCAGATTCCAACTGAATGCATCTTCAGCAGCACTTCATTTGGGCCTGGTTCAGGGATGGGGTAGTTCTCCAGCCGCAGGTCCCCGGCTCCGTGAACTACCAAGGAGAGGTTCTCGGGCTGGGCCGCCGCCGCCATGTTGCTCGTTCCCTCTGGGGTCGATGATGGACTCCGCAGGGTGCTTGGAAGCTCTACCcatgttctttttaaatgtatatcaTTCCTAAATTTTCTTAactaattattttagaaaaataaatgataccaACTTTCCTTTTAGCTGCTAATAATGTTGAATGCCTGTGGTCTtagagaaagcattttttttacCTCCTTAATTTTCCTAGTCGCTTTTTGTTGGAAACTTTCCAGTTATGTGTTCTTCCCCTTAGAAACTTTTTCTAGGGTAATACCCTAGCAGTAGATTTACATGGTTTTCTATAAGCATATATATAATCAATTTTGTTTTGATTCCTTCCTAGTATGGAGGACAAAACATTTTGAGATTTGTCTTTATCAGTTGTTACTCATTGTATTAAAAGCTTATTGTGCTAATGATATTAAAGTCATCTTGTTTTCATTCCTGAATTTAACCAAAAAATAAGAACCCCTTCTTGTTCAGTATAATATTATGTATATTTGATAGCTTTCATTTTGACTACTTCATTATGTACATTGGACACTCTGATGATTGCTTTCCTGCATTCCTGTAAAACTTTATAAGATGACCTTATAGTTTATTCCTATTGGctttgttttgcattttactCTCCTAAAGTGTCATTTGCAAACTTGagatttccttccatttttgtttactaaatcatctagaatatttaaaagaCTTGATCTTAATACCATCAGTCTTATCTCCAGACTTCTCTATCTGATTGCATTttcttaaatacagttttattgagataagttcatataccagataatcatgcaaagtatacaatcaacggTTCATGGTATATTGGTTGtggcattcatcactacaatcaatttttgaacattttcgttactgcaaaaaaagataaaaataacaaaagtaaaaataaaaaacacccaaaggatcccatacccctcaccccccccattatttatttatttttgtctttattttcttactcagaTGTCATGccctggataaagggggtgtcactcataaggttttcacaatcacgtagtcacaccataaaaacaaaatagttatacagtcatcttcaggaatcaaacctactggattacagttcagcagtttcaggtatttccttctagctatttcaatacactaaaaactacaaaggaatatctatataatgcataagagtgacctcttgactccatttgaaatctctcagctgccgaaactttagtttgtttcatttcttttcccccttcttgtcacagaggctttctcaatcccatgatgccagggccaggctcatcctcaggagtcatgtcccatgtagctgGGGTGGTGGGAACAGTGAGTTTGCCTgtagagttggctgagagaaagagtccacatctgagcaacgaaagaggttcgctgagggtgactctcaggcataattataagtgggcttagcttctcctttgtaggagtaagtttcctaagggcaaaccccaacattgagggcttggcctgttGGATTGGTAATACCCAGGGCTGATTAcctttttatctctttacttCCAGAacagaattattaaaaatttgtTATAGAACTTGATGAAAGGTTTGAAAACTTagtaaataatatttacttttgtttatatatttattgtttcaaAGAATCAGCTAATAGTAGTAAACATCTTTTGTGGCCTTTAAAGGATTTTAGGCTCTTATTTCTCATTACTCTCTCTGATCCTGCCTCTAGAAGCATCCTTCACGCCTCACAGCTTCTGGTTTCTAAGCTAAAAAGAGTAAGTCATCTCTACCAGAGAGCCTAGACGCCAGGACATTGTCACTCTCCTGCATGCATTCACAGCCTATTCTTTCACTCCTTTGAAACCCCTGTTTCCTTCTGGGCTCTTGACCATATTTGAGAAAACAGGCTTTTGGATAAATGAAGTAACTTATTCTTCCCATTAATGTGTTTCCTTGGATTCATTTACTTTTCCCACTCATTGTACTCGAAAACTTGACTGATGGAGAGTCTACTATTTCTCCTACTATTCACGTCTTTGTGCCAGTGGAACTTGAGTTTTCTGTCAGAGTGGCTGCAAAGAGAGTTTCTTCAGAGTCTAGTGCAGCTCACTGCCCAAAAGACTCTCTTGGAGATATTTTTTATAGCACTTTTTAGGGGATGGGAACTTTTCACTCTCCGCCTCCCCCGTAATAGTTTTAGTGCAAGCACCTTAAGTAGGAGTATCTTTCTATCCATTAAATTCTGTAGCTCTCATGGCTTATGGGTACAGGAAATAGGGAATTGTTGGTGCAAGAAATGACTATGATATAGTTTACTTCTATAGACATTActccttcttttaaaatttttaagcaaCTCAATTCTAGcatgttttattctttattaagTTTTATATGAGCACCATGTGCATTACATTTATGATTTTGATTACATTAcctttcaaaaaaggaaaaccatctGATTGTTACATTTATAAATCCTGTCTGGttgtataatttaataaaatgcaataaaactagAGTCTCACAATCatgattttctgtagttttttaatataatataatttgttttatttagtaATAAACTTTAAACATGCAGGAATATTTTTACCTGGTTGCATAGCAGGATTAAATGGGTAATGATATCATGGAACATGCCATATATTTTACTAACACATAGAGATGATTTCTTGACTTTGTATTGTATCATTAAATTATAACTTCATTGCAACAAATTAAGTTACACTGAGGTAGTTTCACAaaccaaaaatgttttccttatgGATTGAGCAGTTTATAGAATTTCAGTGGAATTTAattgtaaaagagaaaaagaatatttaaaatttcacgTTATTTTAATCGTACAAGAAGTAACATGAAAAAGAAGATAGATTTATTCTATATTTCTTGGCAAAatattttccacttaaaaaaGCACTAataatgtgtttgtgtgtttgtgttttctgtaaatgtatatatgaatattttaaagataatatcTCAGATATTTTAAGAATGattctgtttttgattttcatAGAAACCCAGAATTTTAGAGCAGGAAAGGACTTAAGTGATGGCCTAGTCTACACTGATAATCTTACAAATGAGTAAAATTTAGTAGTCAGATTGGTTTTGGAGATCCCAAATGATAGAGGGAGAGTGttagcttttctgttttcttcctcttaGGTGAGTTTCTCATCATTGTTTTCCAGTACATAGTACTACACTGTGTCCAaagaaaagacataaaggaaGGTTTAAAACGAGCAGTAATTTCCATAGGAATCACTCAAAATGtctaattaatttttgaaaaaaaaattgctcaatGAAATAATCCTTTggagtatttttttcttcttagagaTTAGTTTATTAAATATGGTTACTAATGCCGTTGACTTTGGAGGGAGGGACACTTTTGAGAGTAGTGAATGGATGAGGAATAGTCTGTACAGTTTTAAAGCAAATCAGGATTATTTAGCTTCTCTAGGATTCTCTCTTCATAGTTGTAGTTTGTATGTAGTTATGTCAGGGAGAATAAATCTCTAGCGTTAATGGGAGTTTGTCACAGAGAGGGCAAGGGTTCTGCATCTGACTTCACTAGTGCAGTTTTCAGGAGGAATAGGCTTCTAGTCTGCACATTGCTTAAATCATTTTATAGTTCAGGAAAAGCAGCCTTAAGTTGAATATTCTTTCCTTAAAAAATTTACAATAAGTTgattggaaaatttttaaaaatatgctttttagGTGAAGGAAATGTTTAACCTAAGCAAGTTAAGTTACAAaaagatttaaatgtattttatactCTGGATATATTTATAATTTGCCATTGATATAATTCCCATCCCTAATGGAATATTCCAAAGTATCACCTAACTGGGAATGATTTAAGATAACCTAACATGAAACTCATACTGATTCTTCTTTACTTACATTATGAatttgaaagcattatgttggAATTTTCCTGAAAAATATATGATTGAAACTTAAGAATTTGAATTCTTCTGTGTCACTTTGTATAGACGATGCTTAAAGATACTTTGTCTTTCTTATGTACGTTTTTATAGTTGCTTTTTCACTGTTTATTTGGTGAATTAGTTTAAATTCACAAATTAGTTTTCTTAAATATCTGAAGTCATCCTCattaatgttttttctttctagttttgGCAAGCGTTCTGCAGGAAGCTTTAGGCGTGGCTGTGAATGCATTGTTTTAGAGCCTTCTGAAATGATTGTGGTAAGAGTAGTTTTGTGACcattcctgcctccctctctcccattTTTGAAATAATGGTACTTTAACAACTACTTATaataatgtattatatattttataactttagatatatttattttataacttcATTATTATGAATTAGAATTTataaatattgtaattatttataggattcaaataagtgaaaaagatggatattttaaaaggaaatgccTAAATATTTGCTGCTTGAACTTTATAATTCAGTCTATGATAATGCTATTTAACTGAAATTTGGAGAGAATCTTGGAAATGCAGGATTTTAGGTCTCCAAATGTTGATGGGAATGAGTGATTTCAAATAAATCACAGTACTGTGTATTTCTGTAATAATTAACATAAGGAAATCACTTCATTCCCTTCAAAGTAATTGCAAGAAAATTAGGGGACCAGTATGCTAGTTGAACACTTGGTTGAcatctttatctcttttaaccaagttgtacaatttaaaaaatgtattaagatAAGACagactgtatgtaaattatataatgtTAAACTAGATGTTAGCAACATTATTTTTACTGATGCTTTAGAAAGCTTGTCATACTTCTTCCTTACTGtataaaagtgatttaaaaataagataatatgaattcctttttaaaaatcagaaacaaaaataagatggggtgggaggggcactcccagcccagACATTCAGTTGAAATTGATGTGCTTGTCTCCCATTCACCATCCTATCTGGGAAGGAAAACCTTGTAAAATAAAAGATGGCCTAATATTTATGATGATGGGAGGATTGGAGGATTTTATTCACGTTTAATTAAATGTTTAGTAGGTGACTGTAGGCCTATTTTCAGAGAAGATTTAGGGATTTCCCCCAAGATGTAGGACTGGAATTCTGTCAGAGAGGAACTTCCTCATCAGAATTCTGTCAGAGGGGAACTTCCTCATCAAAGCTAGTGGAAATTGTTGGTAAAATTTCACAAAATTTTCTCCTAGTGAGAAAGATGCGTCATAGTGAGTTAAGAC is a window encoding:
- the LOC119529980 gene encoding sorbitol dehydrogenase-like isoform X1, with the translated sequence MAAAAQPENLSLVVHGAGDLRLENYPIPEPGPNEVLLKMHSVGICGSDVHYWQHGQIGDFVVKKPMVLGHEASGTVVKVGSLVKHLKAGDRVAIEPGAPRETDEFCKIGRYNLSPSIFFCATPPDDGNLCRFYKHNADFCYKLPDNLTFEEGALIEPLSVGIHACRRAGVTLGNKVFVCGAGPIGLVTLLVAKAMGAAQGVVTDLSASRLSKAKELGADLILQVSKESPQEIASKVESLLGCKPEITIECTGAEAAIQAGIYATRSGGTLVLVGLGPEMSTVPLVHAATREVDIKGVFRYCNTWPMAISMLASKSVNIKPLVTHRFPLERALEAFETSRRGLGLKVMLKCDPNDQNP
- the LOC119529980 gene encoding sorbitol dehydrogenase-like isoform X2; translation: MAAAAQPENLSLENYPIPEPGPNEVLLKMHSVGICGSDVHYWQHGQIGDFVVKKPMVLGHEASGTVVKVGSLVKHLKAGDRVAIEPGAPRETDEFCKIGRYNLSPSIFFCATPPDDGNLCRFYKHNADFCYKLPDNLTFEEGALIEPLSVGIHACRRAGVTLGNKVFVCGAGPIGLVTLLVAKAMGAAQGVVTDLSASRLSKAKELGADLILQVSKESPQEIASKVESLLGCKPEITIECTGAEAAIQAGIYATRSGGTLVLVGLGPEMSTVPLVHAATREVDIKGVFRYCNTWPMAISMLASKSVNIKPLVTHRFPLERALEAFETSRRGLGLKVMLKCDPNDQNP